A genomic stretch from Lagenorhynchus albirostris chromosome 12, mLagAlb1.1, whole genome shotgun sequence includes:
- the OGFRL1 gene encoding opioid growth factor receptor-like protein 1 isoform X5, which yields MEALLTACQEADSTEVSAKPKRSFYAARDLYKYRHQYPQNFKDIRYQNDLSNLRFYKNKIPFKPDGVYIEEVLSKWKGDYEKLEYSHTYIQWLFPLREQGLNFYAKELTTYEIEEFKKTKEAIRRFLLAYKMMLEFFGIKLIDKTGNVARAVNWQERFQHLNESQHNYLRITRILKSLGELGYESFKSPLVKFILHEALVENTIPNIKQSALEYFVYTIRDRRERRRLLRFAQKHYTPSENFIWGPPRREQPEGSKAPKTPAPPTSGHHSQTSMHKKPKDSKNPSAAGRVNSKAAEDKKVTPREPEEETDWPSSEAGSEAAGSGDPEREGDADNSSPQPEETIAHALEKKESASPSEKDEERENRNKDCESPGETGSHDDALLQ from the exons ATGGAAGCACTCCTAACTGCCTGCCAG gaGGCTGATTCCACTGAAGTATCTGCCAAACCAAAGAGAAGTTTTTATGCTGCGAGGGATTTGTACAAATACCGACACCAGTACCCA cagAACTTCAAAGATATCCGATATCAAAATGACTTGAGCAACCTTCgtttttataagaataaaattccatttaagCCTGATG GTGTTTACATTGAAGAAGTTCTCAGTAAGTGGAAAGGAGATTACGAGAAGCTGGAATACAGCCACACCTACATCCAATG gCTTTTCCCCCTGAGAGAACAAGGCTTGAACTTTTACGCTAAAGAACTAACTACGTATGAAATTGAG gaattcaagaaaacaaaagaggccATTAGAAGATTCCTCTTGGCTTATAAAATGATGCTGGAATTTTTTGGAATAAAACTGATAGATAAAACTGGAAATGTCGCTCGGGCTGTTAACTGGCAGGAAAGGTTTCAGCACCTGAACGA GTCTCAGCACAACTATTTAAGGATCACTCGTATTCTGAAAAGCCTCGGCGAGCTTGGATATGAAAGTTTTAAATCTCCTCTTGTAAAATTTATCCTTCATGAGGCTCTCGTGGAAAATACCATCCCCAATATTAAACAGAGCGCCCTGGAGTATTTCGTGTACACAATTAGAgacagaagggaaaggagaagactCCTGCGCTTCGCCCAGAAACATTACACGCCCTCGGAGAATTTTATCTGGGGACCACCCAGGAGGGAACAGCCCGAGGGCAGCAAAGCCCCGAagacccccgccccgcccacctcGGGGCATCACAGCCAGACGTCTATGCACAAAAAACCCAAGGACTCCAAAAATCCCTCTGCAGCTGGGCGTGTAAATAGCAAAGCTGCCGAAGACAAAAAAGTGACACCTAGGGAGCCGGAGGAGGAGACAGACTGGCCCAGCTCAGAGGCCGGCAGCGAGGCTGCCGGGTCaggagacccagagagagagggCGATGCCGACAATTCCAGTCCTCAACCAGAAGAGACAATTGCGCATGCGCTGGAGAAAAAGGAGAGTGCGTCTCCCTCTGAAAAAGATGAAGAGCGTGAAAACCGTAACAAGGACTGTGAGAGTCCCGGAGAGACAGGTTCCCACGACGACGCACTCTTACAGTGA
- the OGFRL1 gene encoding opioid growth factor receptor-like protein 1 isoform X3, whose protein sequence is MGKSRGKAASEEADSTEVSAKPKRSFYAARDLYKYRHQYPQNFKDIRYQNDLSNLRFYKNKIPFKPDGVYIEEVLSKWKGDYEKLEYSHTYIQWLFPLREQGLNFYAKELTTYEIEEFKKTKEAIRRFLLAYKMMLEFFGIKLIDKTGNVARAVNWQERFQHLNESQHNYLRITRILKSLGELGYESFKSPLVKFILHEALVENTIPNIKQSALEYFVYTIRDRRERRRLLRFAQKHYTPSENFIWGPPRREQPEGSKAPKTPAPPTSGHHSQTSMHKKPKDSKNPSAAGRVNSKAAEDKKVTPREPEEETDWPSSEAGSEAAGSGDPEREGDADNSSPQPEETIAHALEKKESASPSEKDEERENRNKDCESPGETGSHDDALLQ, encoded by the exons ATGGGGAAGTCTAGGGGGAAAGCGGCATCTGAG gaGGCTGATTCCACTGAAGTATCTGCCAAACCAAAGAGAAGTTTTTATGCTGCGAGGGATTTGTACAAATACCGACACCAGTACCCA cagAACTTCAAAGATATCCGATATCAAAATGACTTGAGCAACCTTCgtttttataagaataaaattccatttaagCCTGATG GTGTTTACATTGAAGAAGTTCTCAGTAAGTGGAAAGGAGATTACGAGAAGCTGGAATACAGCCACACCTACATCCAATG gCTTTTCCCCCTGAGAGAACAAGGCTTGAACTTTTACGCTAAAGAACTAACTACGTATGAAATTGAG gaattcaagaaaacaaaagaggccATTAGAAGATTCCTCTTGGCTTATAAAATGATGCTGGAATTTTTTGGAATAAAACTGATAGATAAAACTGGAAATGTCGCTCGGGCTGTTAACTGGCAGGAAAGGTTTCAGCACCTGAACGA GTCTCAGCACAACTATTTAAGGATCACTCGTATTCTGAAAAGCCTCGGCGAGCTTGGATATGAAAGTTTTAAATCTCCTCTTGTAAAATTTATCCTTCATGAGGCTCTCGTGGAAAATACCATCCCCAATATTAAACAGAGCGCCCTGGAGTATTTCGTGTACACAATTAGAgacagaagggaaaggagaagactCCTGCGCTTCGCCCAGAAACATTACACGCCCTCGGAGAATTTTATCTGGGGACCACCCAGGAGGGAACAGCCCGAGGGCAGCAAAGCCCCGAagacccccgccccgcccacctcGGGGCATCACAGCCAGACGTCTATGCACAAAAAACCCAAGGACTCCAAAAATCCCTCTGCAGCTGGGCGTGTAAATAGCAAAGCTGCCGAAGACAAAAAAGTGACACCTAGGGAGCCGGAGGAGGAGACAGACTGGCCCAGCTCAGAGGCCGGCAGCGAGGCTGCCGGGTCaggagacccagagagagagggCGATGCCGACAATTCCAGTCCTCAACCAGAAGAGACAATTGCGCATGCGCTGGAGAAAAAGGAGAGTGCGTCTCCCTCTGAAAAAGATGAAGAGCGTGAAAACCGTAACAAGGACTGTGAGAGTCCCGGAGAGACAGGTTCCCACGACGACGCACTCTTACAGTGA
- the OGFRL1 gene encoding opioid growth factor receptor-like protein 1 isoform X1, translated as MGNLLGGVGVREPTTVEDCDSTWQTDSEPEPEEPGPGGGEGPGREPAQPPEPPEPPERAGGRPRASPAPDRDAEAAGAEQEADSTEVSAKPKRSFYAARDLYKYRHQYPQNFKDIRYQNDLSNLRFYKNKIPFKPDGVYIEEVLSKWKGDYEKLEYSHTYIQWLFPLREQGLNFYAKELTTYEIEEFKKTKEAIRRFLLAYKMMLEFFGIKLIDKTGNVARAVNWQERFQHLNESQHNYLRITRILKSLGELGYESFKSPLVKFILHEALVENTIPNIKQSALEYFVYTIRDRRERRRLLRFAQKHYTPSENFIWGPPRREQPEGSKAPKTPAPPTSGHHSQTSMHKKPKDSKNPSAAGRVNSKAAEDKKVTPREPEEETDWPSSEAGSEAAGSGDPEREGDADNSSPQPEETIAHALEKKESASPSEKDEERENRNKDCESPGETGSHDDALLQ; from the exons ATGGGCAACCTGCTCGGCGGGGTCGGCGTGCGCGAGCCCACCACCGTGGAGGACTGCGACTCCACCTGGCAGACGGACTCGGAGCCCGAGCCCGAGGAACCGGGGCCGGGCGGCGGCGAGGGCCCGGGGCGGGAGCCCGCGCAGCCCCCGGAGCCCCCGGAGCCCCCGGAGCGAGCCGGCGGCCGGCCCCGCGCCAGCCCCGCGCCCGACCGGGACGCCGAGGCGGCGGGCGCCGAGCAG gaGGCTGATTCCACTGAAGTATCTGCCAAACCAAAGAGAAGTTTTTATGCTGCGAGGGATTTGTACAAATACCGACACCAGTACCCA cagAACTTCAAAGATATCCGATATCAAAATGACTTGAGCAACCTTCgtttttataagaataaaattccatttaagCCTGATG GTGTTTACATTGAAGAAGTTCTCAGTAAGTGGAAAGGAGATTACGAGAAGCTGGAATACAGCCACACCTACATCCAATG gCTTTTCCCCCTGAGAGAACAAGGCTTGAACTTTTACGCTAAAGAACTAACTACGTATGAAATTGAG gaattcaagaaaacaaaagaggccATTAGAAGATTCCTCTTGGCTTATAAAATGATGCTGGAATTTTTTGGAATAAAACTGATAGATAAAACTGGAAATGTCGCTCGGGCTGTTAACTGGCAGGAAAGGTTTCAGCACCTGAACGA GTCTCAGCACAACTATTTAAGGATCACTCGTATTCTGAAAAGCCTCGGCGAGCTTGGATATGAAAGTTTTAAATCTCCTCTTGTAAAATTTATCCTTCATGAGGCTCTCGTGGAAAATACCATCCCCAATATTAAACAGAGCGCCCTGGAGTATTTCGTGTACACAATTAGAgacagaagggaaaggagaagactCCTGCGCTTCGCCCAGAAACATTACACGCCCTCGGAGAATTTTATCTGGGGACCACCCAGGAGGGAACAGCCCGAGGGCAGCAAAGCCCCGAagacccccgccccgcccacctcGGGGCATCACAGCCAGACGTCTATGCACAAAAAACCCAAGGACTCCAAAAATCCCTCTGCAGCTGGGCGTGTAAATAGCAAAGCTGCCGAAGACAAAAAAGTGACACCTAGGGAGCCGGAGGAGGAGACAGACTGGCCCAGCTCAGAGGCCGGCAGCGAGGCTGCCGGGTCaggagacccagagagagagggCGATGCCGACAATTCCAGTCCTCAACCAGAAGAGACAATTGCGCATGCGCTGGAGAAAAAGGAGAGTGCGTCTCCCTCTGAAAAAGATGAAGAGCGTGAAAACCGTAACAAGGACTGTGAGAGTCCCGGAGAGACAGGTTCCCACGACGACGCACTCTTACAGTGA
- the OGFRL1 gene encoding opioid growth factor receptor-like protein 1 isoform X6, translated as MEALLTACQEADSTEVSAKPKRSFYAARDLYKYRHQYPNFKDIRYQNDLSNLRFYKNKIPFKPDGVYIEEVLSKWKGDYEKLEYSHTYIQWLFPLREQGLNFYAKELTTYEIEEFKKTKEAIRRFLLAYKMMLEFFGIKLIDKTGNVARAVNWQERFQHLNESQHNYLRITRILKSLGELGYESFKSPLVKFILHEALVENTIPNIKQSALEYFVYTIRDRRERRRLLRFAQKHYTPSENFIWGPPRREQPEGSKAPKTPAPPTSGHHSQTSMHKKPKDSKNPSAAGRVNSKAAEDKKVTPREPEEETDWPSSEAGSEAAGSGDPEREGDADNSSPQPEETIAHALEKKESASPSEKDEERENRNKDCESPGETGSHDDALLQ; from the exons ATGGAAGCACTCCTAACTGCCTGCCAG gaGGCTGATTCCACTGAAGTATCTGCCAAACCAAAGAGAAGTTTTTATGCTGCGAGGGATTTGTACAAATACCGACACCAGTACCCA AACTTCAAAGATATCCGATATCAAAATGACTTGAGCAACCTTCgtttttataagaataaaattccatttaagCCTGATG GTGTTTACATTGAAGAAGTTCTCAGTAAGTGGAAAGGAGATTACGAGAAGCTGGAATACAGCCACACCTACATCCAATG gCTTTTCCCCCTGAGAGAACAAGGCTTGAACTTTTACGCTAAAGAACTAACTACGTATGAAATTGAG gaattcaagaaaacaaaagaggccATTAGAAGATTCCTCTTGGCTTATAAAATGATGCTGGAATTTTTTGGAATAAAACTGATAGATAAAACTGGAAATGTCGCTCGGGCTGTTAACTGGCAGGAAAGGTTTCAGCACCTGAACGA GTCTCAGCACAACTATTTAAGGATCACTCGTATTCTGAAAAGCCTCGGCGAGCTTGGATATGAAAGTTTTAAATCTCCTCTTGTAAAATTTATCCTTCATGAGGCTCTCGTGGAAAATACCATCCCCAATATTAAACAGAGCGCCCTGGAGTATTTCGTGTACACAATTAGAgacagaagggaaaggagaagactCCTGCGCTTCGCCCAGAAACATTACACGCCCTCGGAGAATTTTATCTGGGGACCACCCAGGAGGGAACAGCCCGAGGGCAGCAAAGCCCCGAagacccccgccccgcccacctcGGGGCATCACAGCCAGACGTCTATGCACAAAAAACCCAAGGACTCCAAAAATCCCTCTGCAGCTGGGCGTGTAAATAGCAAAGCTGCCGAAGACAAAAAAGTGACACCTAGGGAGCCGGAGGAGGAGACAGACTGGCCCAGCTCAGAGGCCGGCAGCGAGGCTGCCGGGTCaggagacccagagagagagggCGATGCCGACAATTCCAGTCCTCAACCAGAAGAGACAATTGCGCATGCGCTGGAGAAAAAGGAGAGTGCGTCTCCCTCTGAAAAAGATGAAGAGCGTGAAAACCGTAACAAGGACTGTGAGAGTCCCGGAGAGACAGGTTCCCACGACGACGCACTCTTACAGTGA
- the OGFRL1 gene encoding opioid growth factor receptor-like protein 1 isoform X2 — MGNLLGGVGVREPTTVEDCDSTWQTDSEPEPEEPGPGGGEGPGREPAQPPEPPEPPERAGGRPRASPAPDRDAEAAGAEQEADSTEVSAKPKRSFYAARDLYKYRHQYPNFKDIRYQNDLSNLRFYKNKIPFKPDGVYIEEVLSKWKGDYEKLEYSHTYIQWLFPLREQGLNFYAKELTTYEIEEFKKTKEAIRRFLLAYKMMLEFFGIKLIDKTGNVARAVNWQERFQHLNESQHNYLRITRILKSLGELGYESFKSPLVKFILHEALVENTIPNIKQSALEYFVYTIRDRRERRRLLRFAQKHYTPSENFIWGPPRREQPEGSKAPKTPAPPTSGHHSQTSMHKKPKDSKNPSAAGRVNSKAAEDKKVTPREPEEETDWPSSEAGSEAAGSGDPEREGDADNSSPQPEETIAHALEKKESASPSEKDEERENRNKDCESPGETGSHDDALLQ, encoded by the exons ATGGGCAACCTGCTCGGCGGGGTCGGCGTGCGCGAGCCCACCACCGTGGAGGACTGCGACTCCACCTGGCAGACGGACTCGGAGCCCGAGCCCGAGGAACCGGGGCCGGGCGGCGGCGAGGGCCCGGGGCGGGAGCCCGCGCAGCCCCCGGAGCCCCCGGAGCCCCCGGAGCGAGCCGGCGGCCGGCCCCGCGCCAGCCCCGCGCCCGACCGGGACGCCGAGGCGGCGGGCGCCGAGCAG gaGGCTGATTCCACTGAAGTATCTGCCAAACCAAAGAGAAGTTTTTATGCTGCGAGGGATTTGTACAAATACCGACACCAGTACCCA AACTTCAAAGATATCCGATATCAAAATGACTTGAGCAACCTTCgtttttataagaataaaattccatttaagCCTGATG GTGTTTACATTGAAGAAGTTCTCAGTAAGTGGAAAGGAGATTACGAGAAGCTGGAATACAGCCACACCTACATCCAATG gCTTTTCCCCCTGAGAGAACAAGGCTTGAACTTTTACGCTAAAGAACTAACTACGTATGAAATTGAG gaattcaagaaaacaaaagaggccATTAGAAGATTCCTCTTGGCTTATAAAATGATGCTGGAATTTTTTGGAATAAAACTGATAGATAAAACTGGAAATGTCGCTCGGGCTGTTAACTGGCAGGAAAGGTTTCAGCACCTGAACGA GTCTCAGCACAACTATTTAAGGATCACTCGTATTCTGAAAAGCCTCGGCGAGCTTGGATATGAAAGTTTTAAATCTCCTCTTGTAAAATTTATCCTTCATGAGGCTCTCGTGGAAAATACCATCCCCAATATTAAACAGAGCGCCCTGGAGTATTTCGTGTACACAATTAGAgacagaagggaaaggagaagactCCTGCGCTTCGCCCAGAAACATTACACGCCCTCGGAGAATTTTATCTGGGGACCACCCAGGAGGGAACAGCCCGAGGGCAGCAAAGCCCCGAagacccccgccccgcccacctcGGGGCATCACAGCCAGACGTCTATGCACAAAAAACCCAAGGACTCCAAAAATCCCTCTGCAGCTGGGCGTGTAAATAGCAAAGCTGCCGAAGACAAAAAAGTGACACCTAGGGAGCCGGAGGAGGAGACAGACTGGCCCAGCTCAGAGGCCGGCAGCGAGGCTGCCGGGTCaggagacccagagagagagggCGATGCCGACAATTCCAGTCCTCAACCAGAAGAGACAATTGCGCATGCGCTGGAGAAAAAGGAGAGTGCGTCTCCCTCTGAAAAAGATGAAGAGCGTGAAAACCGTAACAAGGACTGTGAGAGTCCCGGAGAGACAGGTTCCCACGACGACGCACTCTTACAGTGA
- the OGFRL1 gene encoding opioid growth factor receptor-like protein 1 isoform X4 — protein sequence MGKSRGKAASEEADSTEVSAKPKRSFYAARDLYKYRHQYPNFKDIRYQNDLSNLRFYKNKIPFKPDGVYIEEVLSKWKGDYEKLEYSHTYIQWLFPLREQGLNFYAKELTTYEIEEFKKTKEAIRRFLLAYKMMLEFFGIKLIDKTGNVARAVNWQERFQHLNESQHNYLRITRILKSLGELGYESFKSPLVKFILHEALVENTIPNIKQSALEYFVYTIRDRRERRRLLRFAQKHYTPSENFIWGPPRREQPEGSKAPKTPAPPTSGHHSQTSMHKKPKDSKNPSAAGRVNSKAAEDKKVTPREPEEETDWPSSEAGSEAAGSGDPEREGDADNSSPQPEETIAHALEKKESASPSEKDEERENRNKDCESPGETGSHDDALLQ from the exons ATGGGGAAGTCTAGGGGGAAAGCGGCATCTGAG gaGGCTGATTCCACTGAAGTATCTGCCAAACCAAAGAGAAGTTTTTATGCTGCGAGGGATTTGTACAAATACCGACACCAGTACCCA AACTTCAAAGATATCCGATATCAAAATGACTTGAGCAACCTTCgtttttataagaataaaattccatttaagCCTGATG GTGTTTACATTGAAGAAGTTCTCAGTAAGTGGAAAGGAGATTACGAGAAGCTGGAATACAGCCACACCTACATCCAATG gCTTTTCCCCCTGAGAGAACAAGGCTTGAACTTTTACGCTAAAGAACTAACTACGTATGAAATTGAG gaattcaagaaaacaaaagaggccATTAGAAGATTCCTCTTGGCTTATAAAATGATGCTGGAATTTTTTGGAATAAAACTGATAGATAAAACTGGAAATGTCGCTCGGGCTGTTAACTGGCAGGAAAGGTTTCAGCACCTGAACGA GTCTCAGCACAACTATTTAAGGATCACTCGTATTCTGAAAAGCCTCGGCGAGCTTGGATATGAAAGTTTTAAATCTCCTCTTGTAAAATTTATCCTTCATGAGGCTCTCGTGGAAAATACCATCCCCAATATTAAACAGAGCGCCCTGGAGTATTTCGTGTACACAATTAGAgacagaagggaaaggagaagactCCTGCGCTTCGCCCAGAAACATTACACGCCCTCGGAGAATTTTATCTGGGGACCACCCAGGAGGGAACAGCCCGAGGGCAGCAAAGCCCCGAagacccccgccccgcccacctcGGGGCATCACAGCCAGACGTCTATGCACAAAAAACCCAAGGACTCCAAAAATCCCTCTGCAGCTGGGCGTGTAAATAGCAAAGCTGCCGAAGACAAAAAAGTGACACCTAGGGAGCCGGAGGAGGAGACAGACTGGCCCAGCTCAGAGGCCGGCAGCGAGGCTGCCGGGTCaggagacccagagagagagggCGATGCCGACAATTCCAGTCCTCAACCAGAAGAGACAATTGCGCATGCGCTGGAGAAAAAGGAGAGTGCGTCTCCCTCTGAAAAAGATGAAGAGCGTGAAAACCGTAACAAGGACTGTGAGAGTCCCGGAGAGACAGGTTCCCACGACGACGCACTCTTACAGTGA